GTACAAGGTCGAGCCCATTCGCTGGTCCGTGTGCTCCTGCGTAAACGGCTGTTAGCCGGGTAAAGCCGTAGCGGTCCCGCAGCACCTCGCGAGGCGCTGAAGGTTTGAAGTCGTCCGGGTCGGCACCGTTGGGCACGTAGACGATCTTTTCCCTGGGAATCCCGCGGCTGATCAGTTCAGCCTCCACACCCGGAGCCATCACGACGATCCGGTCAGCTTGGGCGTAGAGCAGCTCCTCAAGCACCGTCAGAGCTCGGTACACCGGGCTCGAATCACTCATCTGACCCATGTGAACCAAGATGTGCGGCCACAGGTCACGAATCTCTAGCACAAACGGGATGCGGCGCCACTTGGCCAGCACAAGACCAGCCAATCCAGCCAGCAGGTGCGGCGAGGAGGCATAGACGACGTCGACCCGCTTCTGACGTAGTCCCTCCCGCAAGGCGTTCCACGCGTAGCTCGCCCAGTTGAGCATCCGGCGCACGCCGTTCGACGTGTAACTGACGGTACTCACTGGAAGCACTCCCGGCTCAACTGCGACGACATCGCCCGTGAGGTGATTCTTGTCCGCGACGATGATGAGGTGCTGCCAGCCTTCGAGCCTGGCAAACAGTTCCACGTGCCGGGTGCCTCCTGCCTGGCCGCGTGGAGCAGCGAAGTGGTTCAAGACCAGGACGCGCGACTCGAGTTGCTTCTTGATCATTCACATACTCCTACCGCCGTGATTTGCACCCGCTCCGCCCCGAGGGCTAGGCGCACTTCGACCGACGTCTGCTTCCACCCGAACTCCAC
This sequence is a window from Nocardioides sp. S5. Protein-coding genes within it:
- a CDS encoding glycosyltransferase family 4 protein, whose amino-acid sequence is MIKKQLESRVLVLNHFAAPRGQAGGTRHVELFARLEGWQHLIIVADKNHLTGDVVAVEPGVLPVSTVSYTSNGVRRMLNWASYAWNALREGLRQKRVDVVYASSPHLLAGLAGLVLAKWRRIPFVLEIRDLWPHILVHMGQMSDSSPVYRALTVLEELLYAQADRIVVMAPGVEAELISRGIPREKIVYVPNGADPDDFKPSAPREVLRDRYGFTRLTAVYAGAHGPANGLDLVLDAAEQVADLPVDVVLVGNGVAKADLQDTASRRGLHNVRFMNPVPKTEIGDVLAAADLGLHVLADVELFRTAVSPNKLFDYMAAGKPVLTNSPGLVGDWVERSGCGWAVEPGDLALGLRSFAQADRAHLDAIGHSGLAWLQVHQSRSAMAKRLADMLAEVACA